Proteins from a single region of Gasterosteus aculeatus chromosome 20, fGasAcu3.hap1.1, whole genome shotgun sequence:
- the LOC144389715 gene encoding uncharacterized protein LOC144389715 isoform X1, translated as MTEGLERLKRKRATIRAATTRLLTRLEDEVGKERPDTDKLREFLAVLSSKEDSLLDLDKGIEDVTSTDDLDTEISSTLDYMDRVLTWKVRATTAIGHQETIRDTPRVRVSDGSSGSFTSQSRQTVKLPKLMITKYDGEISQWQEFWSQYETAIHRNEVLCKTDKFTYLRSYLTGAAARTIAGLTMTDANYDAAIELLQSRFGRKDIVISAHMSKLLNLNPVKRSSDVTALRHLYDECEIQIRSLESLGVQSDTYGCLLCPVLLQLIPEDIALAYTRQPNATNEWKVPELIQFLQNEVQSRERALQLTRPGHASKDPSPQHKNVGKPSYACDKPRKWSVPSATALHTASAVPRTCVYCDSSDHKPENCSDHTISLAEKDKDAVRFLWMHGPPTKDCKNEVCVLRMNRVVFGVSPSPFLLAATIRKHLKLFDTEQPKAAQILSDSLYVDDFISSSPTVQEALHVTTTAKDILAQAGMDLCKWVTNSPDLRAMWKETGVELTGDTESCGNVLKVLGLVWRPERDDFVFDQKGLIDILRDKENTKRSVLQTSARIFDPIGFLTPFTIRVKCLFQEMWERGLSWDEPLPIDLTEKWEQWCMELPLLHLMAIPRWYHIEIQQESHTVKLHVYCDASEKAYSAVAYLQGKNKQGETVTSFVASKSRVAPLKKMTLPRLELMGALIGARLGHSFLKPLNMEKSQLQMWTDSMITLHWIRSSAQRWKPFVANRVTEIQGLTNPETWSHCAGKMNPADLPTRGQHAQSLIESQLWWSGPASLSTAERELDIDDDNVVNEVNTELKSKYQTVVQFTSAEQTVPLLNLERYSRLKTVLRITAWVKRFVTNTRSCQRVQGELTSEELIAAEMYWVKATQERCFSSEMSQLKSKLNVKRDSKIKDLKPFLDENGLLSVGGRLHHSDFSFREQHPWVLPTNHKYSELLVHSCHEKVMHSGVRDTLIQLREHYWI; from the exons ATGACGGAGGGACTCGAGCGGCTGAAAAGGAAGCGGGCGACTATTCGCGCCGCTACGACGAGGCTGTTAACCCGCCTAGAGGACGAGGTGGGGAAGGAAAGACCAGATACTGACAAACTACGCGAGTTTCTGGCAGTTTTATCATCGAAGGAGGACAGTTTATTGGACTTGGACAAGGGCATAGAAGATGTGACGTCCACGGACGATCTGGACACGGAGATTTCAAGCACACTGGATTACATGGACCGCGTTCTCACTTGGAAGGTTCGCGCCACCACCGCCATCGGGCATCAGGAAACCATCAGAGACACCCCGAGAGTGCGCGTGAGCGATGGGAGCAGCGGTTCATTTACATCACAGTCCAGACAAACTGTTAAACTTCCTAAGCTAATGATAACAAAGTACGATGGTGAAATAAGCCAGTGGCAGGAATTCTGGTCACAATATGAAACAGCTATTCACAGAAATGAGGTACTATGCAAGACAGACAAGTTTACTTACCTCAGATCCTACCTGACTGGAGCAGCTGCTAGAACTATTGCAGGGCTTACAATGACAGATGCCAACTACGATGCTGCAATAGAGTTACTCCAGAGCCGCTTTGGGAGAAAGGACATTGTGATAAGTGCCCATATGTCCAAATTACTGAACTTAAACCCTGTTAAAAGATCTTCCGATGTTACAGCTTTGAGGCACTTGTATGATGAATGTGAGATCCAGATACGCAGTTTGGAGTCACTTGGAGTCCAGAGTGACACGTACGGCTGCCTGCTTTGTCCAGTGCTACTGCAGCTCATTCCGGAGGACATCGCACTCGCCTACACCCGCCAACCAAACGCGACCAACGAATGGAAGGTGCCAGAGTTGATTCAGTTTCTACAAAATGAGGTGCAAAGCAGAGAACGAGCGCTTCAGCTTACAAGACCAGGCCATGCATCGAAGGATCCGAGCCCACAACACAAGAATGTGGGTAAGCCATCCTACGCCTGCGATAAACCCAGAAAGTGGAGTGTCCCGTCAGCGACCGCCTTGCACACCGCCAGTGCCGTGCCCCGGACCTGTGTGTATTGTGACAGTAGCGACCACAAACCAGAGAACTGTTCCGACCATACA ATTTCCCTCGCAGAAAAGGATAAAGATGCTGTTAGGTTCCTGTGGATGCATGGACCCCCAACCAAAGACTGCAAGAATGAGGTATGTGTCCTGAGAATGAACAGAGTGGTTTTCGGAGTGTCTCCCAGCCCATTCCTGCTTGCTGCCACCATcagaaaacacctcaaactATTTGACACAGAACAACCAAAGGCAGCACAGATCCTCAGTGACTCTCTGTATGTAGATGACTTTATTTCAAGCTCACCTACTGTGCAGGAAGCTCTACAtgtgacaacaacagcaaaagacATTCTCGCTCAGGCAGGTATGGACCTCTGCAAATGGGTTACCAACTCACCTGACTTGAGAGCCATGTGGAAGGAGACTGGAGTAGAGTTGACTGGAGATACAGAGTCCTGTGGAAACGTGCTCAAAGTGCTAGGACTCGTTTGGAGACCAGAGAGAGATGATTTTGTGTTTGATCAAAAGGGACTCATTGACATTTTAcgggacaaagaaaacacaaagagaagtgTTCTACAAACATCGGCTCGCATATTTGACCCCATTGGGTTTCTCACTCCCTTTACTATCAGAGTGAAGTGCCTATTCCAAGAAATGTGGGAGAGAGGGCTCAGTTGGGATGAACCATTACCCATTGATTTGACTGAAAAATGGGAACAGTGGTGTATGGAGCTACCACTGCTCCACCTGATGGCTATTCCCAGGTGGTACCACATTGAGATCCAGCAAGAGTCACACACGGTGAAGTTGCATGTCTACTGTGACGCAAGTGAAAAGGCTTACAGTGCTGTGGCATATCtacaaggaaaaaacaaacaaggagagACTGTTACAAGCTTTGTGGCCTCTAAGTCGCGAGTCGCACCCCTAAAGAAAATGACGTTACCTCGCCTGGAGCTTATGGGTGCACTTATTGGAGCAAGATTAGGACACAGTTTTCTCAAACCACTGAACATGGAGAAGAGCCAACTTCAAATGTGGACGGACTCGATGATCACTCTTCACTGGATCCGCAGCTCTGCCCAGCGGTGGAAGCCCTTTGTGGCCAACAGAGTGACTGAAATACAAGGGCTCACAAACCCGGAGACGTGGTCCCACTGTGCTGGTAAAATGAATCCTGCTGACTTACCTACACGAGGTCAGCATGCACAGAGTCTTATTGAGAGCCAGTTGTGGTGGAGCGGACCAGcttcactgtccacagctgaAAGGGAGCTGGACATTGATGATGACAATGTGGTGAATGAGGTAAACACTGAACTGAAATCTAAGTATCAGACTGTTGTACAATTCACTAGCGCTGAACAAACGGTACCTCTGTTGAACTTAGAAAGGTACAGCAGGCTTAAGACTGTGTTAAGAATCACTGCATGGGTAAAACGCTTTGTAACTAACACAAGGTCTTGTCAAAGGGTTCAGGGAGAGTTAACCTCAGAAGAGCTGATTGCAGCTGAAATGTACTGGGTAAAGGCTACGCAAGAGCGCTGTTTTAGCTCTGAAATGTCCCAGCtaaagtcaaaactaaatgtgAAAAGAGACTCTAAAATCAAAGACTTGAAACCATTCTTAGATGAAAATGGTCTGCTAAGTGTTGGGGGAAGACTACACCACTCTGATTTTAGTTTCAGAGAACAGCACCCCTGGGTACTACCAACAAATCACAAGTACTCTGAGCTATTGGTTCATTCATGTCATGAAAAGGTGATGCATTCTGGTGTACGAGATACACTGATTCAACTCAGAGAACATTACTGGATTTGA
- the LOC144389715 gene encoding uncharacterized protein LOC144389715 isoform X2, which produces MTEGLERLKRKRATIRAATTRLLTRLEDEVGKERPDTDKLREFLAVLSSKEDSLLDLDKGIEDVTSTDDLDTEISSTLDYMDRVLTWKVRATTAIGHQETIRDTPRVRVSDGSSGSFTSQSRQTVKLPKLMITKYDGEISQWQEFWSQYETAIHRNEVLCKTDKFTYLRSYLTGAAARTIAGLTMTDANYDAAIELLQSRFGRKDIVISAHMSKLLNLNPVKRSSDVTALRHLYDECEIQIRSLESLGVQSDTYGCLLCPVLLQLIPEDIALAYTRQPNATNEWKVPELIQFLQNEVQSRERALQLTRPGHASKDPSPQHKNVDFPRRKG; this is translated from the exons ATGACGGAGGGACTCGAGCGGCTGAAAAGGAAGCGGGCGACTATTCGCGCCGCTACGACGAGGCTGTTAACCCGCCTAGAGGACGAGGTGGGGAAGGAAAGACCAGATACTGACAAACTACGCGAGTTTCTGGCAGTTTTATCATCGAAGGAGGACAGTTTATTGGACTTGGACAAGGGCATAGAAGATGTGACGTCCACGGACGATCTGGACACGGAGATTTCAAGCACACTGGATTACATGGACCGCGTTCTCACTTGGAAGGTTCGCGCCACCACCGCCATCGGGCATCAGGAAACCATCAGAGACACCCCGAGAGTGCGCGTGAGCGATGGGAGCAGCGGTTCATTTACATCACAGTCCAGACAAACTGTTAAACTTCCTAAGCTAATGATAACAAAGTACGATGGTGAAATAAGCCAGTGGCAGGAATTCTGGTCACAATATGAAACAGCTATTCACAGAAATGAGGTACTATGCAAGACAGACAAGTTTACTTACCTCAGATCCTACCTGACTGGAGCAGCTGCTAGAACTATTGCAGGGCTTACAATGACAGATGCCAACTACGATGCTGCAATAGAGTTACTCCAGAGCCGCTTTGGGAGAAAGGACATTGTGATAAGTGCCCATATGTCCAAATTACTGAACTTAAACCCTGTTAAAAGATCTTCCGATGTTACAGCTTTGAGGCACTTGTATGATGAATGTGAGATCCAGATACGCAGTTTGGAGTCACTTGGAGTCCAGAGTGACACGTACGGCTGCCTGCTTTGTCCAGTGCTACTGCAGCTCATTCCGGAGGACATCGCACTCGCCTACACCCGCCAACCAAACGCGACCAACGAATGGAAGGTGCCAGAGTTGATTCAGTTTCTACAAAATGAGGTGCAAAGCAGAGAACGAGCGCTTCAGCTTACAAGACCAGGCCATGCATCGAAGGATCCGAGCCCACAACACAAGAATGTGG ATTTCCCTCGCAGAAAAGGATAA